CTATGGGTCACTAGtcgaaataaaaagaaagggaaatgaTCAGTCGATCGCAATTCATTGGTCGACGATAAGAGCAAAAATGACAAAGAATAGTGAGTCGGTCACAAGTCGCCACTTAAACCAAAGATAAAGGGAAATGGTGGGTTGGTCACAAGTCGCTGGTCagataaaaggaaaatgtggATCAGTCACGATTCGCATATCATCGATCAAACTAAAGTGGAAGAGTTAGAATTGGTTAAGACAATGATAATTGACAAGATACTCGGTTCTTCCATTTAAGTTGATAAGAGATGAGAGTAAAACGACGGtcaaaaatgaagagaaaagtggaaaaaaaaaatcgtccaGTAAgctctttttctattttttattattattttttaatttatctcacATGTAACTCACACATTATTTTAAACTAGGTTAAATAAtcaatatatgtaaattataaagaagAAGTGTACAATTGGTCAGATCTAAAATTGAGGAGGTGATAAAGCTTTTCATGTAAAGTTGAATTGGGGGAAGTATGGGTTTGACCTATTATATACTGTAAACTCTAAGTCATATAATTTTGAACTtggctaaataaatttttaatttttttaattaatcataatgTCCCTTTGTTATTAATACTGTTAGAACAAATTAACTCTACACCTTCCTAAACTTTATATTTTTGATgcaaacattttcaaaatttattcttttgctaaattagtcattgaactttctggaaatgaccaaaataccacATCCATGAGAAAATGACTctaatttaactaaataaaatagatattagagataatattaacttaaattagtttaattaatacTATTTCTTATGGAAGGATTGATGtgactatttttgaaaattttaaggactaattttgtaaaatataaagTTTAGTAAATTTTCAACTCAAATACTCAAAGTTCAAGGGTTATatgatcaatttatttaatactATTACTAATGGATAAAGTATCCTAAGAAATTTGTGAAAGTCATGGGCCTATATGAAGCTCAAGGCTTGTGTaaatgaaaagtcaaaaattaaagGAATGTATGTTCAATTTACCATCTAAACTATTTTCAAAATCTCAccaaaacttatttaaaaaaacatcATTGAGGTACTCACCCTTAAGCTGCTCATCAATTATAATTTGAGGTACCAATATAAGGAAACAATGGCATCTCCCAATTTAAAACTTCAAGTTTTAACTCGATAAGAAATACCACTTTAAGAGGCGTAAACTAATTAAGTTTGATTGTGTTTGGAGTTtaacttatttatattttacaatgtttaaatttgatttattttttaatcaagatCTATACGGAttgtttttgactttttttcattAACACGTTAAGCATGTGTTGTTTTGACCTCGATTCgtataatttaaacaaatcaaaattgagATTGTTAACAAGTTCGTTTGTGAacgataaattaattttatgtgcaagacaattataaaaaaataaataaaccctaattaaattataaccaaatttatatattaaagataaattaatcatgaaaataatttttcatgaatttacaattttatttaatcattttaattttgacaattatgtctaaattaactcaatttggtgaaatttttatgtaatatgtAAAATTAAGTGTATTCATATTGACTTGACATAGAatgtgttatataataataatatttataaaactcaTACGTATAcataagtaaaaatatatatatatatataacttgttgcacacaatttatttatttattttatttatgtgtaaaTGGAGtctcataaatattattattgtatgaCACTTAGCATGCCAAATGAACATGAACACACTtcatttaaatagattttatatgttgaataaaattatacttaattgtcaaaattaaaatgattgaataaaattataagaacaaAATTAGATTATTATCGTGATTAGCTCTTTTTATAAATACAATTGAATTGAGTAAACTTATGcttatttattaaatgaattttaaaatttggttCAAACTTGTtcgattaattaataaacaaatataaatataagttatttTGTTAATTCATTTACACTCATAATCACTTTTAAGCAGTTAATATTAAtggaatagaagaagaaaaacaaaaagtcTACCGAATGGCCCAATCTATTTTGTCTTTGGAACTTATTGTGgataataatttgataaataatttatgaaagtaATTAACAacaataagatatatatatagagttttAATCCCATgatataaaattagttattttttccAATAACCTTATTTTCCTTAAACCCCTTTTAACTTATGATATCATATAAAAAgtcttaaatatataaaattatgatgattgatttgtaattaaacgagtttaaaataaagaaaaatgagttttgaaaTTGGGGTGACAGTTTTAAGTTTAATTCTAAGGAAGCAAGggacatttttatttatattttttttaaaaagaaagtgtCTCATCACATAATAGAGCTGTGTGTGTGGTATGTTAGACCATTTAAAGTGCTCTGGGAAATGATTTTTGGGAGTGCCTGCCATTTGCCAAAGGTGACCTGACCTCAAGTtctaatgagaaaaaataaataaaaatatagaaaagagtTGGAGCATAGCGTGGCTAATTGGGAGATTGGGAAATGGGGAAAGCAAAATGGAGAGCACTGTCGAGCACCAGTGATGGGAGACAAGCCATGGTGGGcattgcaaatatatatatatatatgtatatgcttcTCCCCATGTTCATCCTCCATGCCCACAAGGCTGGCTGGCTGGCCTCTGCAACTTTCTTCTTTCTAATTCCTTTTTCCTTCTAATCAAGAAACTTGTGTCCTAAAAGGCAAGCATAAAGCCTCTACTCATCACCAATCATATCTGGTTTCGAAGCTCCTCCAACCCAACAAATTGTTTgggggtgagagagagattattggatataaatttatattcaaattttCATGTGGTTATTAAGTATAGGGAGCGCAGCTAATAATCCATTGCACATGAGCCCCCCCGTCACACACAAAAAAGACTTCAATAATTTTGCACTTTAGCCAGTCATCTCCAACCAACTGTCTTTCAAGGTTTACTTTGTTAATTAATGCAGATTAAGACTGTAAGTTTGATGTGCCCGCTAATGTTTGTTGGTTTCTATACTTTAAGCACGTACAGAACCTGCAGACCAAATCAACATCACCCAACACTTCGTCaccaataattatatattttattttccttcaatCCAAACGGGTCTCTTAAGTTACGTATAAAACCATACATCTACAATCTCATGCGGCCTGCCAACAAGAACCACAAGAAGCCTTGTCATTAGTCTTCTGAATTTTTGACTTATTCATTAGAATCATCTCCCAAGAAAAGGCCAAGTACGTTGTTGTTTGTTATTTGGCAATGAATTTGTGACAATTGGGAGTCTGTGGTTGATGAAAGCTACACCTTACCCATAATCAATTACTAGTAATTAGAATAAACTCTACTTCGGTAGAGATGGATTACGACAAAAAATGCTATTCTACCTacataataaattcaattagaAATTGTGGTCTTCGGATGGAGATTGGCtacccaaaaaaatttaatctttgAATAAGAATTGGCTATGAAATCTTACTGCTATTCTAATCtccccaaaataataataataataataataattaaaattaaaattaaaatagtagggATTATTCATTTGGGTATGCAGCAATGCTAGGGAGACCTAGCTAGCTAGAAAGCCAATCATCAATGGTGTTCATTATGCATGCCCCCAAGTCACAACAATCATTAAGCCTCTCTCacttttcttcattaatccACATGCCTTCTTTTGGGGCATCTTCAGTATATATCCGTACTTGTTGGAACCTTTTGTAGGAATAGTACCTCATAATGGAGCAATCATgacttcttcttcatcatccccttaatcatcgcccccccccccctttcacATTGATTTTTGCAAAACCCACATTTTATATTGGTTGATTTGCACAAAACTACAAAAGCATGGAATTGGCGCGCTTAATTTTACCTGCGTCCCCTACCAGATTTTGGAACCCACCCACCTTTGATCCAAGTGGCTTACAGTAAATAACCACCTATTTTCAAAGATTTGCTGGAGGACATTCCCCGACCGAACATGGCTTAATTATAATGCCTATCTACGGAAACAGCTAGCAGTTGGCTGTTTGGCAACTCGGATAATAATAGCAAAGAATTCATAGACAAAAACCAGGATATTGTCGGcctccaatccaatccaatccaataaATGTACATAACTTCGTTCAAAAAAGCAAGAATAGATGTTGAAAAGCAGCAGACAATTccaattttaaattacattgaGGCCAAACGCACCCTTCTCGTGCTACTGTTTGTAGTGGCAAATCTCCATTTCCAATGATATctatatttgagaaaaaaagcCCCTCGATATTTTAAATGGCTGGACAAACCATGCATGTCTTGTGTTTAGATGATGGGGTACCAAAAACCGTGaaattgttaatttatttttaaaagttaattaaatccatattgttattgttatgtgtttttatttgtaaataataGAAAGATTATACGTAATTTCtcatttagttttaattaaaaggataaatttaaatcttaatttcaaaaaatctaaCCCTTATAAGTTGAGATAATCAGACTAGGAGGTTCGACAGAATTGTTATTGGCTTGAGCATTTCAAAGATAACTTTGACAAACTTAACTTATTTTGTCTATATAAAGACTAGAATCTTCACATGTAAACTTATGTATTGATAGTATTCATAACttatttattctattaattaaattgagtgtTAGAGATTATATCAGATGGATTACTCCTTTTTTATAGGTGTTCGCATAAAGACAGACAGTGATAATCAGTCCCAACCACTATCATCATGTCCCATTCTTTTGGAAGAGTAACTTTCTAGTCTCAATAAGACATGGCTAAAATACtcttaattttactaaatttagaGAGATTCAAATGAGCAATACTTGTAAATTTAGTTTCTAATGAAAGATGTAAGCGAGTGTGGATAATGTCTTGCATAAACACAGAGTTAACATGAGCCAAGCTCTATTGATCTTTTGAAAGTAGTGTTGCTAATTACCCATTATACTTAATGATGAgtcatttttttacaattttaaaaaggATACAAATGTCAAAAGAATCATATTTATTTCTGTTTAACCTCACACCTTATTTTAGTAATTGTCCTAAATACATTAGTTCAACATGATTTGACTCTTAGAATTCGAGTCAGAACAcaattagtttaatattttttaaataagaaaaattatttagcgtAAATGTGACTTTAAGTTATATAATGTTAATGTAATATCACAATGtaatcttataaataaatatataataattggaaAAGGTAATTgattatatcttaattttaaaatttgtgaaaaacTTTCAAGTACAACACGAACGCAGCAGGATTTCACAAATAGAAGCGAATATTTTCTGCCATACATGGGTGTACTTATTAGTAGTCATATCCTGATTTGTACCAGTACATGTTAAAGTATAAGATGCTAGGATACAACGCATcaaggcatatatatatacttgtttaATTAAGGCGGTTGGATGGACATCACTGGCGTAATTGCCGTCCATTGGTTGACCAACACTATTTGAACGAAGCAATTGAGTTGGGGCGTAGATAATACGGTGTGCACATTCCACTTGATCATAGCTCCATATTCCAACCCACAATACAAGGAGACAAAAGACTCGCGAATATATTATGATGGGTCGAACGACTACTACGACTACTCCCACACGAAAAATGCACCGCTAGCTCTCCAATTGCATCAGCAGCTCAACCgcagagagagagcgagagagagagagagcgagagagataTGGCAGAAACGGTGGCAATGAAAAGTGGCGGTGATCATCATCGTCATCGTCATCACTTTGTGCTGGTGCACGGAATGGGCGGCGGAAGCTGGTGCTGGTACAAAATCCGAAGCCTTCTAGAGAATTCCGGCTTCAAAGTCACCTGTATGGACCTCAAAGGCGCCGGAATCGACCGCTCCGATCCGATTCCGTTCTCTCCTTCGACGACTACAACCGGCCCCTCATCGACTTCTTGGCCGCCTTGCCAAACGACCAAAAggttcctctctctctctctctctctctatatatatatatatatacatacacatatatatgtatatatgtttatgcatcttCACCGTACGTTTTACATTGGATTTGCAGGTGATTGTGGTAGGTCACAGTGCGGGAGGCCTGAGCTTAACTGATGCAGCACACAAATTTGCAGACAAAATAAGCCTGGTGATCTATGTTGCGGCGACGATGCTTAGAACGGGGTTTTGGACGGAGCAAGACGTCAAAGATGTAAGCTAAATTTGAATGATCTCTATCCATACTTTAATTTCTTCTCCGTTTCTTCCACCGGGAGAAAAGCTTGACTTCTCGATCAGTGATCTGATCGTAACAGTGACACACCAACCCCACTGCTGTCCGCACATACAGGATTAATTTCTGAATAaagaatattattataatgattcgataattatatattattttttactttttcgaTGGgacttattattttatacttgtaaattatttatcatatttttgttaGTAATATTCAGACGGAATATCTGTTTGCATTTCTGTAAACGCctgttttgttatatatatatatatatttctgtgCGAGCGGTGTGCTTGCTGATCAGCTGGCTttaatttgatctttttctttagTTTGTCTAGCTTTCATGGACAAGAAAAGAGCCAGAGCAAGAACAggattctagagagagagagtgagaggggAAGGAGGAGGGAGGGAAGAGATCAGGGAGTTTTACTTGTACGTATATCATTTGCcctaattaataaatatataaaatgacgTAACTATGACATTTCCTCAGTCATAATAGTAGACTTTATGTGTCTTTCTTTTTGTGTatgttgattttatatatgtacaacATTTAgcttaataacaaaataagtattttttgaGTGTTAATTAAATGTTTctgtattaattaaaaaattatttactttaacgTTATAGAAgtaattttttatgcaaaaatgaTTTATCCTCAAGAGTGCatttttatgaaagaaaaaagtattaataaataatttataattataaaaaaaattgtaccatcattccttgtaattttttttttttttaaaggcgATGTATAAAGATTCCATTTTCATCTAATTGGCTATGAGTACATACATATCATGTCCACAAGGACACCtgagtttttgttttgttctataaAAAGGTAActtaagttttctttataaaaagaTTAGAGATTTCCATGTACAcataaaattagatttaatttattttaagccATTAGTAAAAAATCATTGTCTACGCTAATTACACTCAGAGATCATTCATGACATCAACAACACTTTTGTTAACTTTATTAACGTCgcctcataaattttaatttataataatagaaaattatataagaCTTAAGAGTATGAATGAAATTTAGGAAACTCGAAACACAAGATTCTAAATACACTAGCataattacttttaaatataTGCATTATTAATACTTTTACGTACCCTTAACATaacaaataaattgaaataaataacaaatattgaacatataaatgtttacttatttatagaaattttctattatatgccttaaacaacacaaaataagtCGTACTACTATTCcctattaaattatttttttaagttttgacAGCCCGTGGTGGAGATTATTTAGGGAAGTATAcggatatttatttatattctatctttattttttgggtACGTTATATTCTGTCTTTTATTAATCTTAAAATCTGtatgtttttctcttttgatgAAGCAGGGACTGCCGGATATATCAGAATTTGGAGATGTATATGAGCTGGGATTTGGACTAGGAGCTGATCAACCTCCAACAACTGTAGTTGTGAAGAAAGAATTTCAACGCAGAATAGTTTATCAAATGAGCCCTCAAGAGGTAATCCATCACCTTCACCGTTACTTCTCTTGTCCCTTCGTATGCTAATTATGTTGCAGTCGTTGGATTTGGATGCATCCAACCCATCTCGATTTTGCAAAGGAAAGTGCTTCTATACAAAATTTTTGTATACAAACTGATTATGAAAGtgatttatgaatttatgatgattctttgtgTGCAAAATTTCTCTGCGAGTATCGGTTTCCTGATGGATCTCCCGCAGGACTCAACTTTGGCCGCAATGCTGTTAAGACCAGGGCCGATCAAAGCCTTGCAATCTGCAAGATTTTTCGACTCTGACAACGGGGACAAGGTGCCGCGCGTTTACATCAAAACCAGGCACGACCACGTGGTGAAACTGGAGCAGCAAGACGCCATGATAAGGCGGTGGCCGCCGCAGCAAGTGTACTCTCTGGACAGCGACCACAGCCCCTTCTTCTCCGCCCCTTTTCTGCTCTCCGGCTTGCTGGTCACGGCGGCTGATGCCACCGGAAGCATTTAGGAGCTGGGCATGGCAGTTGAAGGCTGTTTTTTTGTGGAGAGTACTGAATTGGGATTTTGTTTATTGAcaaataaaacttgaatcaagtGGAGGGTTCGACCTTTTGTGTTCATTATATTATGTTTGGTCGGAGGGTTTCAAATAGAATTTAACCATTGTGTACAAATGGATGTCCCTCGCTGAGAAATGCATCTAGCGGAAGATGTCAGGGAGCATCATTCTACGATTGAATATGAAATTGATACTTAtaaatctctcactctctcttctGATGAAAACATAGGACTTGACCCACAATGATGAAGTGGACAAATGAAGCACACAAATATTGTAGAGAAATGCTATTCCGCCCATCTCACAGCTACCCTCCAGGGATGTTCACAATGCGATTTGGGCAGTTTAGGGTATTTTCAACATGCCAAACCGTTGACATTAAACCAAATCACACGATTTGGTTTGGTCCACGAAAATCGCACCGCAAATTGTGGTGTGGTCTGGTGTAGTTTTCGCGGTCTGATGCAATATTGATCAAAAGCTGAGCAAGAAGCACATATCTAAACCAAATCCATAGAATAGTCCTATAAGCTTGAAACTCATAACCGAATAGAGTAGTAGAACTTACAGTGGTAGTgagtgagagcgagagagaggcaggcAGGGGTGTTGGGCAGCTCGCACAATAGCGATCGCCAGCCATCGAGTTATCCGAAGTCAACGACCATAAAACGGATCAAGAGTGGAGGGTTCGAGAGCGAGTAAGAGAAAGGTCAATGTGCAATGAACCAAAGTCGAGAGCGAGAAAGAGACAGATGGAGTGTCGTAGCGACCAAACCACCGGCAACGACCTTCGACTACAGCGTTGTGGATGGGGACGGTGGGGGGCGATGGAAATAATGGCGATGGAGCTCGTGGCGATGGGTGGTAGTGGCAACGATCGAAAAGAAGCTGTGGGAGTAAAGAGtaagtgagagaaagagagagagaagaatgagAAATAGGGGTGTCACTTGTGCAGGGCAGAAAAAGTGCGAGAGAGAATGGTGGGACGGAAAGGCTGTgggagcagagagagagagagagatgagggcgTCACTTGTGCTGCAAggcagagagaaagaaagaatggtgGGATTGCGTGTGAGTCTAACAATTCAAAATGTCTTAATGGCATTGGCACCTACGCGTAGctttaattaatgcaaaggACATGTCTTAATGGCATTGGTagaataactttaattaatgcaaaggacggattgttattattttaataataatttttataattataatttttattattcacaAAAATCTTGAAGAGTCGGGTAGTTCGGTTTGAAATCGAACTGCCAAGGGCCCAAACTGTGTAAATCTCGATTTGGGCATATTGCAAATCATTTCAGACCGCTCTGATGAAAAAACTGACTGGTCCAGCACAATTTGGTTCGGTTCAATCGATTTTTGCAGTGTGTCgatttttttgcacacccctactacCCTCAGAGCCACCCAaaaaatatcgcgatatatcaTGACCAAAATATCATGATGAAAAAAGTAACCCAAAAGCAAAGGGTTTCAACTTTCTTCCCTCTCACTCTCTCGTAtcagccatctctctctcttgcgtGCGTGCTTCCC
This genomic stretch from Diospyros lotus cultivar Yz01 chromosome 1, ASM1463336v1, whole genome shotgun sequence harbors:
- the LOC127803245 gene encoding LOW QUALITY PROTEIN: methylesterase 17 (The sequence of the model RefSeq protein was modified relative to this genomic sequence to represent the inferred CDS: inserted 1 base in 1 codon), whose protein sequence is MAETVAMKSGGDHHRHRHHFVLVHGMGGGSWCWYKIRSLLENSGFKVTCMDLKGAGIDRSDXDSVLSFDDYNRPLIDFLAALPNDQKVIVVGHSAGGLSLTDAAHKFADKISLVIYVAATMLRTGFWTEQDVKDGLPDISEFGDVYELGFGLGADQPPTTVVVKKEFQRRIVYQMSPQEDSTLAAMLLRPGPIKALQSARFFDSDNGDKVPRVYIKTRHDHVVKLEQQDAMIRRWPPQQVYSLDSDHSPFFSAPFLLSGLLVTAADATGSI